Proteins co-encoded in one Rudaeicoccus suwonensis genomic window:
- a CDS encoding SagB family peptide dehydrogenase, giving the protein MLHHRLVADSLTVEQDACAVILNRAGRCVRLTVPGTALLTVLTCLHETGFTEAELNRVVAQSRSPHLMAFWVRLAAGLTAAYWIETTVLAGEEKLVRLQPLTPAPRLGSVPGTARLSDGDVLRMAPTAVLRFGEPMPTLESGAAHHVAHVEDPRVLDLLVGLRGSATVGDTCRSSALADRDARAVLTALYDAGLLSAERDTPAQAGAADYWSDWELLFHARSRLGRTRGDYGGTFRFRGVRDPWPGIPQGFGADELIELPNDEGASRSLLDVATSRCSIREHDTENPVTAAQLGALLSRTQRVRFAREVDGYGDILRRGYPAGGSLYELEIFVLANRCADLDQGLYHYDSAWHGLRRIATGPGDLEQLSQVAQVTAQMAEPPQVVLLIAARFPRVMWKYDAVSYAVILKNVGALYDALYLHATDLGLAPCGLGGGDSDLFSAVTQIPYLECTTVGEFILGSRPVNWQRPSLPAWHPEAGGVA; this is encoded by the coding sequence ATGCTTCATCACCGGCTCGTCGCCGACAGCCTCACGGTCGAGCAGGACGCCTGCGCCGTCATCTTGAACAGGGCCGGTCGCTGCGTGCGACTGACCGTGCCGGGCACGGCGCTGCTCACCGTGCTGACCTGTCTGCACGAGACAGGGTTCACCGAGGCGGAGTTGAATCGCGTTGTGGCTCAATCACGTTCGCCTCACCTCATGGCTTTCTGGGTGCGCCTGGCGGCCGGACTGACGGCGGCATACTGGATCGAAACCACGGTGCTGGCCGGTGAAGAAAAACTGGTCCGCCTGCAGCCACTGACACCGGCACCACGACTCGGTTCGGTCCCCGGCACAGCACGGTTGTCCGACGGCGACGTGCTTCGCATGGCTCCTACCGCGGTGTTGCGCTTCGGCGAACCGATGCCGACGCTGGAATCCGGCGCCGCTCACCACGTTGCTCACGTCGAGGATCCCCGCGTGCTCGACCTGCTCGTCGGTCTGCGCGGGTCGGCAACCGTCGGCGACACGTGTCGGAGCTCCGCACTGGCCGATCGAGACGCGCGCGCCGTGCTCACCGCGTTGTATGACGCAGGCCTGCTCTCGGCCGAGCGCGACACGCCAGCGCAGGCAGGCGCAGCCGACTACTGGTCGGACTGGGAGTTGCTGTTCCACGCTCGATCCCGGCTCGGCCGCACCCGTGGTGACTACGGCGGCACCTTCCGGTTTCGTGGGGTGCGCGACCCGTGGCCCGGCATACCTCAGGGGTTCGGTGCAGACGAACTGATCGAGCTGCCGAACGACGAGGGCGCCAGCCGCAGCCTGCTCGATGTCGCCACGAGTCGTTGCTCCATACGCGAGCACGACACCGAAAATCCAGTGACAGCAGCACAATTGGGCGCGCTACTGTCACGGACACAGCGGGTGCGATTCGCGCGGGAGGTCGACGGCTACGGCGACATACTGCGCAGGGGATATCCCGCCGGTGGGTCGTTGTACGAGCTCGAGATCTTTGTGCTGGCCAACCGCTGCGCGGATCTGGACCAGGGCCTGTACCACTACGACTCGGCATGGCACGGCCTTCGCCGCATTGCCACCGGGCCGGGCGACCTGGAGCAGCTGAGCCAGGTCGCACAGGTGACCGCCCAGATGGCCGAGCCGCCGCAGGTGGTGCTGCTGATCGCCGCACGATTCCCGCGGGTGATGTGGAAGTACGACGCTGTGTCGTACGCCGTCATCCTGAAGAATGTCGGTGCGCTGTATGACGCGTTGTATCTGCACGCGACCGATCTGGGATTGGCGCCCTGTGGGCTCGGCGGAGGCGACAGCGACCTGTTCTCGGCGGTCACCCAGATTCCGTATCTGGAGTGCACAACCGTGGGCGAGTTCATCCTCGGTTCGCGCCCGGTGAATTGGCAGCGTCCGTCCTTGCCGGCATGGCACCCGGAAGCCGGCGGTGTCGCATGA
- a CDS encoding ABC transporter permease, translated as MNLRYMRYELLRLTRNRAFFFFTLVFPLMLFLIFGGTQANQTIQFGPTKIKFVLYYMVGMAGYGALMAALSGGARIASERQVGWNRQLRLTPLGSFGYMFAKAVTAYLMAMLSIAIMLLAGTAFGARLHGADRWSLMIGLILVGVLPFIALGIALGQLLPGDSMGPVLGGAGALLAFLGGIWFPLKSGSLLEHIGEFVPSYWISQASRVGIGGDAWTLRGWLVVAVWSLVCVLLAGWSYRRDIAR; from the coding sequence ATGAACCTGCGGTACATGCGCTACGAACTGCTGCGCCTGACCAGAAACCGGGCGTTCTTCTTCTTCACCCTGGTGTTCCCCTTGATGCTCTTCCTGATCTTCGGCGGAACCCAGGCCAACCAGACGATCCAGTTCGGCCCGACGAAGATCAAGTTCGTCCTCTACTACATGGTCGGGATGGCGGGCTACGGCGCGCTCATGGCGGCGCTGTCCGGGGGCGCACGCATCGCCTCCGAACGCCAGGTGGGCTGGAACCGCCAGCTGCGGCTGACGCCGCTGGGTTCGTTCGGGTACATGTTCGCCAAGGCGGTCACGGCATACCTGATGGCGATGCTCAGCATCGCGATCATGCTCCTGGCTGGGACGGCGTTCGGTGCTCGGTTGCACGGTGCCGACCGTTGGAGCCTGATGATCGGGTTGATCCTGGTCGGGGTGTTGCCGTTCATCGCGCTCGGAATCGCCCTAGGTCAGCTGCTGCCGGGAGATTCGATGGGGCCGGTGCTGGGTGGTGCCGGCGCCCTGCTGGCGTTCCTCGGCGGAATCTGGTTTCCCCTCAAATCCGGCAGCCTGCTCGAACACATCGGCGAGTTCGTGCCGTCCTACTGGATCAGCCAGGCTTCCCGTGTCGGCATCGGCGGCGACGCCTGGACGTTGCGCGGCTGGCTGGTCGTGGCGGTGTGGTCGCTGGTGTGCGTGCTGCTCGCCGGTTGGAGCTACCGTCGCGACATAGCTCGCTGA
- a CDS encoding TOMM precursor leader peptide-binding protein: MTGVGLSRPKSRTVGEGHSGSLPNRPRLRADLDVICDGDSRHIFAADDRLFYLEDAHLALVLPLLDGTRATPQIHRELGGTLGFVQLFGLLSRLHALDALRDGPVDAGDRAGWAIRDALGIPAVARRPLDVLPIGLGDRLRDLVVTAVAGTRPDAEVHDQLPAVLDADRDLLVVVSDVLTPELEQVNRACLAAGVTWILLKPTTTQVWVGPLVVPGSSACWRCLAHRVAGHRTLDRYVAMVTDRNDPVGVQEAGTASTVGSALHLALTMLDKNESDLVVSLNLATFETERHILSRRPECPSCGHGVRIESDTLVSRPKRRNKQGEIERRIRDSEELLADLEPHISPITGVVTVLSSVDTQSELFYGYAAGHDFAISRTRFDVLARTLRGSLSGGKGRTESSARLSAICEAVERGVTVHRGDEQEFVAALSQLEPGRALDVDTLFGFSEMQYRGREDFNAGTQSRYEFVPTRFDPQRPISWTTVHGLGSTAGEQRLIPSAYCYYGHPDMYRWWFCVADSNGTAAGGCLEEAVVRGFCELVERDSVALWWYNRIQRPAVDLDVLEDPYLDATREAYARLGRDIWAIDLTTDSRIPCYAVLSAKSDADPQDIIVGFGSDLDPMAAFGSAVDELNQFLPTVLPDPSRGPGEYWSADQEAVRWYRTATLQNQPYLLPGPQPRTDLRTVQSWVTDDVLADVEACCSAAERMGTQLYFKDLSRPEVPLSVARVVAPGLRHFWRRLGPGRLYDAPVRLGWLPEPLPEADLNPTTVFF, encoded by the coding sequence GTGACCGGTGTCGGTCTGAGTCGGCCGAAGTCCCGCACCGTCGGTGAGGGTCACAGTGGTTCGTTGCCGAACCGGCCTCGGCTTCGGGCGGATCTCGATGTCATCTGTGACGGCGACAGTCGGCACATCTTCGCAGCCGACGATCGACTGTTCTATCTCGAGGACGCACACCTGGCGCTCGTGCTGCCGTTGCTGGACGGCACGCGTGCCACCCCGCAGATCCACCGTGAACTCGGTGGCACGCTCGGCTTCGTGCAGTTGTTCGGGCTGCTGTCCCGGTTGCACGCCCTCGACGCCTTGCGCGACGGGCCGGTCGATGCTGGCGATCGAGCCGGCTGGGCGATTCGCGATGCCCTCGGCATACCGGCCGTCGCTCGGCGGCCGTTGGACGTGTTGCCGATCGGGCTCGGCGACCGGCTGCGTGACCTGGTCGTCACGGCGGTTGCGGGCACTCGCCCCGATGCCGAGGTCCACGATCAACTGCCTGCAGTCCTCGATGCGGACCGTGATCTGCTCGTCGTGGTGAGTGACGTCCTCACGCCGGAACTCGAACAGGTCAATCGGGCCTGTCTGGCCGCCGGCGTCACCTGGATCCTGCTCAAGCCGACGACTACCCAGGTGTGGGTCGGGCCGTTGGTGGTGCCGGGCAGTTCTGCCTGCTGGCGGTGCCTGGCTCACCGCGTGGCCGGTCACCGCACTCTTGACCGGTATGTCGCAATGGTCACCGATCGCAACGACCCGGTTGGAGTGCAGGAGGCGGGCACGGCGAGCACGGTGGGTTCGGCACTGCATCTTGCGCTGACGATGCTGGACAAGAACGAGAGTGACCTCGTCGTCTCGTTGAACCTTGCCACCTTCGAGACAGAACGTCACATCCTCAGCCGTCGGCCGGAATGCCCGTCATGCGGACATGGTGTGCGGATCGAGTCCGACACCCTCGTGTCGCGACCGAAGAGGCGAAACAAGCAGGGCGAGATAGAGCGGAGGATCCGCGATTCCGAGGAACTGCTCGCCGATCTCGAGCCGCACATCAGCCCGATCACCGGAGTCGTGACCGTTCTGTCGAGCGTGGACACCCAGTCCGAGCTGTTCTACGGATACGCGGCCGGGCATGACTTTGCCATCTCGCGCACGCGCTTCGACGTGCTCGCACGCACACTGCGCGGCAGCCTCAGCGGTGGCAAGGGGCGAACCGAGAGCAGCGCCCGTTTGAGCGCGATCTGCGAGGCCGTCGAGCGCGGTGTCACTGTTCATCGCGGCGATGAGCAGGAGTTCGTTGCAGCGTTGTCGCAACTGGAACCTGGACGGGCTCTCGACGTCGACACCCTCTTCGGGTTCTCCGAGATGCAGTATCGCGGCCGCGAGGACTTCAACGCCGGCACCCAGAGCCGCTACGAGTTCGTGCCGACCCGGTTCGATCCGCAGCGGCCGATCAGTTGGACCACGGTGCACGGGCTCGGCTCCACTGCAGGCGAGCAGCGGCTGATTCCGTCGGCATACTGCTATTACGGGCACCCGGACATGTATCGCTGGTGGTTCTGTGTCGCCGACTCCAACGGCACTGCCGCAGGGGGCTGCCTGGAGGAAGCGGTTGTGCGCGGCTTCTGCGAGCTTGTCGAACGCGACAGCGTGGCGCTGTGGTGGTACAACCGCATCCAGCGGCCGGCGGTCGACCTCGATGTGCTCGAGGATCCGTATCTGGACGCAACGCGGGAGGCCTACGCCCGACTCGGCCGCGACATCTGGGCGATCGATCTCACGACCGACAGTCGAATCCCTTGTTACGCAGTGCTGTCGGCGAAGTCGGATGCTGACCCGCAGGACATCATCGTCGGGTTCGGGAGTGACCTGGACCCGATGGCGGCCTTCGGGTCGGCTGTCGACGAACTCAACCAGTTCCTGCCGACGGTTCTGCCCGACCCGTCCCGCGGACCAGGGGAGTACTGGTCCGCCGACCAGGAGGCGGTGCGGTGGTATCGCACGGCGACCCTGCAGAACCAGCCGTACCTGCTGCCCGGACCCCAGCCACGCACCGACCTGCGAACTGTGCAGTCGTGGGTGACCGACGACGTGTTGGCCGATGTCGAAGCGTGCTGCTCGGCGGCCGAGCGAATGGGCACCCAGCTGTACTTCAAGGATCTGAGCCGGCCCGAGGTGCCGTTGAGCGTTGCACGTGTGGTCGCGCCCGGGCTGCGGCACTTCTGGCGCCGTCTGGGACCGGGTCGTCTGTACGACGCACCGGTGCGGCTGGGCTGGTTGCCGGAACCGTTGCCAGAGGCCGACCTCAATCCGACGACGGTCTTCTTCTAG
- a CDS encoding M20/M25/M40 family metallo-hydrolase, whose amino-acid sequence MTDTMERAGRAKAQVFACRGEFASTAGQLATTIHALAEPSGHEEASRDAILAALEPLACTTESGLGDWPTGLIARTGSSGGPGFGIIAEYDALPGVGHACGHNLIAGAAYLAFAILSRVADDCGIRVVLFGTPAEEDGMAKIDLAESGVFDEVGALLMCHPAPVGCDDPQLAAFARWSAALENTCLSAHPGAGHTGGGDPFAAEALLRTNLQFATSRLPADCTVTAERRATTGTASVRPSRLDLDIIARGRSVSDLVDAESILRTALYAAAGVVGVEASFDRAHPMAPPLHSNPTLLQAWSRNRGLLSMRSCPMSLPVATDLAVISQRIPTVHPFFDIGSRPHLNHDAGFSVAAATPQAMDAMVRAGTAMALTVIDVASQQQSSQQEPQ is encoded by the coding sequence ATGACCGACACCATGGAGCGAGCCGGTCGGGCAAAAGCCCAGGTTTTCGCATGTCGTGGCGAATTCGCCTCCACCGCAGGGCAACTCGCGACCACGATCCATGCTCTGGCGGAGCCCTCCGGTCATGAGGAAGCCAGTCGTGACGCGATCCTGGCGGCGCTCGAGCCGCTGGCCTGCACCACGGAGTCGGGACTCGGCGACTGGCCGACCGGGCTGATCGCCCGCACCGGATCGTCGGGCGGCCCAGGCTTCGGCATCATCGCCGAGTACGACGCACTCCCCGGTGTCGGCCATGCCTGCGGGCACAACCTGATCGCCGGAGCCGCCTACCTCGCCTTCGCGATTCTGAGCAGGGTGGCCGACGACTGCGGCATACGTGTTGTTCTTTTCGGCACCCCGGCGGAGGAGGACGGCATGGCCAAGATCGACCTCGCCGAGTCCGGGGTCTTCGACGAGGTCGGCGCCCTGCTGATGTGCCATCCGGCGCCGGTCGGCTGTGACGACCCGCAACTGGCCGCCTTCGCCCGATGGTCGGCGGCGCTGGAGAACACCTGCCTCAGTGCCCACCCGGGTGCCGGACACACCGGTGGTGGCGACCCGTTCGCCGCCGAGGCACTGCTGCGCACCAACCTGCAGTTCGCGACCTCGCGGCTGCCGGCGGACTGCACCGTCACCGCCGAGCGGCGTGCGACGACCGGCACCGCCAGTGTTCGTCCCTCACGGCTCGACCTCGACATCATCGCGCGCGGACGTTCGGTGAGCGACCTCGTCGACGCCGAGTCGATCCTGCGGACCGCGCTGTATGCCGCAGCAGGAGTCGTCGGCGTCGAGGCGTCCTTCGACCGCGCGCACCCGATGGCCCCGCCGCTGCACTCCAACCCGACGCTGTTGCAGGCGTGGAGTCGCAACAGGGGATTGCTGTCGATGAGGTCCTGCCCGATGTCGTTGCCGGTCGCAACCGATCTGGCTGTGATCTCGCAGCGGATCCCGACCGTGCACCCGTTCTTCGACATCGGCAGCCGGCCGCACCTGAACCACGACGCCGGATTCAGCGTCGCGGCGGCCACCCCGCAGGCGATGGACGCGATGGTCCGTGCCGGCACCGCCATGGCGCTGACAGTCATCGATGTCGCATCCCAGCAGCAGTCGAGTCAGCAGGAGCCGCAATGA
- a CDS encoding LLM class flavin-dependent oxidoreductase, which yields MPKVIVQVYPTTGDLTEMSEHRPIGRSTWAVQRLLDGLVQIAQAADELGYWGLSHTEHHFHSEGIELSPDPGLYNLWAGMRTKRLRHGQLGYVLPFHDPVRLAEETAMIDQMLGGRLFVGMARGYQNRWVDVLGQRTGAGAADHSDSERDALNWSLFREHYRIMKMAWTRDVTAYDGEHYRLPGNVGASWAPAEGVTSVYGAPGELDAGGGIRGVSVVPRPFQDPHPPLFQAQSISPRTVGWCAREGVIPIIQSPDLDVCSALGNYYLSEAKLAGRDLQYGDSLGLIRIFHIADSRSEALAASDAYDSLIWDKWYRAFGYLELFRLKGEEGPVPAPGESIGERLSRSGMSCIGTVDDVKRAVEKTLTALPAEYLVWHLAWRPMPTEVAIRQLELFAEHIMPEFGLTFADEAVVP from the coding sequence GTGCCGAAAGTGATCGTGCAGGTCTACCCGACCACCGGGGACCTCACCGAGATGAGCGAGCACCGACCCATCGGCCGCAGTACCTGGGCGGTGCAACGGCTCCTTGACGGACTGGTGCAGATCGCACAGGCCGCCGACGAGCTCGGCTACTGGGGGTTGTCGCACACCGAGCACCACTTCCACTCAGAGGGCATCGAGCTGTCACCCGACCCAGGGCTGTACAACCTCTGGGCAGGTATGCGTACCAAGCGATTACGGCACGGTCAGCTCGGCTACGTGCTCCCCTTCCACGACCCGGTCCGGCTGGCGGAGGAGACCGCCATGATCGACCAGATGCTCGGCGGCCGGCTCTTCGTCGGCATGGCGCGTGGCTACCAGAACCGCTGGGTCGACGTCCTGGGACAACGCACCGGAGCCGGCGCGGCCGACCACTCCGACTCCGAACGCGACGCGCTCAACTGGTCGCTGTTCCGCGAGCACTACCGCATCATGAAGATGGCCTGGACGCGCGACGTCACGGCATACGACGGCGAGCACTACCGGCTGCCGGGCAACGTCGGCGCGTCCTGGGCTCCGGCCGAGGGTGTCACCAGCGTCTACGGCGCACCAGGTGAGTTGGACGCGGGCGGCGGCATACGTGGCGTGAGTGTGGTGCCCCGGCCGTTCCAGGACCCGCATCCGCCGCTGTTCCAGGCGCAGAGCATCAGTCCACGGACAGTGGGCTGGTGCGCCCGTGAGGGAGTGATCCCGATCATTCAGAGCCCCGACCTCGACGTGTGCTCCGCCCTCGGCAACTACTACCTGTCCGAGGCAAAGCTCGCCGGGCGCGACCTGCAGTATGGCGACAGCCTCGGTCTGATCCGGATCTTCCACATCGCGGACAGCAGATCCGAGGCACTGGCCGCCTCGGACGCATACGACTCGCTGATCTGGGACAAGTGGTATCGCGCCTTCGGCTACCTGGAGTTGTTCCGGCTGAAGGGGGAGGAAGGTCCGGTCCCCGCGCCCGGGGAGTCGATCGGTGAGCGGCTGTCGCGGTCGGGCATGTCATGCATCGGCACCGTCGACGACGTCAAACGCGCCGTCGAGAAGACGCTGACGGCGTTGCCTGCGGAGTACCTCGTGTGGCACCTGGCATGGCGGCCGATGCCGACCGAGGTTGCGATCCGGCAACTGGAACTGTTCGCCGAGCACATCATGCCGGAGTTCGGTCTCACCTTCGCCGACGAGGCGGTCGTGCCGTGA
- a CDS encoding ABC transporter ATP-binding protein, protein MPKHSATSDHPAVELTELHKDFHTRDGVLSAVNDLSLTVPRGQTVALLGPNGAGKSTTIDMLLGMTTPTSGTVRIEGEPPRAAIRRGGVGAMLQDGALIDGLTVREIVDMTACLYPNPRPVDEALELAGMSHLAKQRTTKLSGGESQRVRFAVAVVSNPSLLVLDEPTVAMDVQGREDFWDTMADLQGGGVTVLFASHYLDEADAHADRVVVVSKGRILADGTPQEIKALAGGRRIWARVDDPDDPRFAQLDGVSSASRLDDQVLLQCSDSDTAIRALLQHAPEARSIEIKPVGLEEAFVAITNADVEEVSA, encoded by the coding sequence ATGCCGAAACACTCCGCCACGTCGGATCACCCAGCGGTCGAGCTGACCGAATTGCACAAGGACTTCCATACCCGCGACGGTGTGCTCAGCGCCGTCAACGACCTGTCGCTCACGGTCCCGCGCGGACAGACTGTCGCGCTGCTCGGGCCGAACGGGGCCGGCAAGTCGACGACCATCGACATGCTGCTCGGGATGACGACGCCGACGAGTGGGACGGTCCGCATCGAGGGCGAGCCGCCGCGGGCCGCCATCCGGCGTGGAGGTGTCGGAGCCATGCTGCAGGACGGCGCGCTCATAGACGGGCTGACCGTGCGCGAGATCGTCGACATGACCGCCTGCCTCTACCCCAATCCGCGGCCGGTCGACGAAGCCCTCGAACTGGCAGGGATGTCACACCTCGCCAAGCAGCGGACCACCAAATTGTCTGGTGGCGAATCGCAGCGGGTGCGTTTCGCGGTCGCCGTCGTGTCGAACCCGTCGCTGCTGGTGCTCGACGAACCGACCGTCGCGATGGACGTGCAAGGCCGCGAGGACTTCTGGGACACCATGGCCGACCTGCAGGGTGGCGGTGTGACGGTGCTGTTCGCCTCGCACTACCTCGACGAGGCCGACGCGCACGCTGACCGGGTCGTCGTGGTGTCGAAGGGCCGGATCCTCGCCGACGGCACCCCGCAGGAGATCAAGGCGCTCGCGGGCGGCCGCCGGATCTGGGCGCGGGTCGACGACCCCGACGACCCGCGATTCGCACAACTCGACGGCGTCAGTTCGGCCTCACGCCTGGACGACCAGGTGCTGTTGCAGTGCTCCGACTCCGACACCGCCATACGTGCTCTGCTGCAGCATGCGCCGGAGGCGAGGTCCATCGAGATCAAGCCGGTGGGTCTGGAAGAAGCCTTCGTGGCCATCACCAACGCCGACGTCGAGGAGGTCAGCGCATGA
- a CDS encoding B12-binding domain-containing radical SAM protein, which translates to MNSGPIGVEERAVGARRSCVLVEFSIMPQMGYSLAMAYLRASVEADPEVGAQWSLSDHVVFQDVEDDTAVERFVDTLDSPDVVAFSVYFWNRQFSEQCATLIRSRWPDTVLVFGGNDVTDQAEQVFRGCPAVDIVVHGEGELTFPELLEAIYDGANLSTVQGISFRGDIGAVTTAPRPRIENLDLIPSPFLTGVIRPEQLAGTSMVVYETNRGCPYSCAFCYWGGATNSKVRQFSTERVLAELDYILTHCKDNTALFIADANFGIFGRDLDIAQELVRLSREHHKRLIVMTNWAKNSSSKVVEIASVLYDAGLTGAVTLSAQSFDAGTLEIAHRKNIKVSRYRSLQSEFIDRNIPTYTDLLWGLPGESLDVHVAGIEECLTSGGSPVIYPLLLLNNTEYTAARFRDDFAMRTRRLPSDMSNPHLLGDVVVAHSRMTEDDWMEGIRIRFALGVFWKCCYRATISYLNTAGGVEHTAILRRLADELFVNGLGDKVISALIADYLSMFSTPGFEGLQRAHDIIGASGIVEELHYQAVVKRLVFGAGGKDARDVAERVLRSIGREHGVCEVDISACLGADHAAMATIRSTIPRTEPDRRPRHLPAHITGALRGRGVLAMVAGTADTDVLVTATDCGRTFSFSSYAVSIWHGSSNPLRDCDVRDSLAKEIGA; encoded by the coding sequence GTGAATTCCGGTCCGATCGGCGTCGAAGAGCGCGCCGTCGGCGCCCGCCGATCGTGCGTTCTCGTCGAATTCTCGATCATGCCGCAGATGGGCTACAGCCTGGCGATGGCCTACCTGCGGGCATCCGTGGAAGCCGACCCAGAGGTCGGCGCGCAGTGGTCGTTGAGCGACCACGTCGTCTTCCAGGACGTCGAGGACGACACAGCGGTCGAGCGCTTCGTCGACACGCTGGACAGTCCGGACGTCGTCGCGTTCTCGGTGTATTTCTGGAATCGGCAGTTCAGCGAACAGTGCGCCACCCTCATCCGCAGCCGATGGCCGGACACGGTCCTGGTGTTCGGTGGGAACGACGTCACCGACCAGGCAGAGCAGGTTTTCCGCGGCTGCCCTGCCGTCGACATCGTCGTGCACGGCGAAGGCGAGCTGACCTTCCCCGAGCTGCTGGAGGCGATCTACGACGGCGCGAATCTGTCGACGGTGCAAGGGATTTCGTTCCGCGGCGACATCGGTGCGGTGACCACTGCGCCACGGCCGCGCATCGAGAACCTGGACCTGATCCCCTCGCCCTTCCTGACCGGGGTGATCCGGCCCGAGCAGTTGGCCGGCACCTCGATGGTGGTCTACGAGACCAACCGCGGCTGCCCTTACAGCTGCGCGTTCTGCTACTGGGGCGGCGCGACCAATTCCAAGGTGCGGCAGTTCTCCACCGAACGCGTGCTCGCCGAGCTCGACTACATCCTCACGCACTGCAAGGACAACACGGCGCTGTTCATCGCCGACGCGAACTTCGGCATCTTCGGCCGGGATCTCGACATCGCCCAGGAGTTGGTGCGGCTGTCCCGGGAGCACCACAAGCGGCTCATCGTGATGACCAACTGGGCGAAGAACTCCAGCAGCAAGGTCGTCGAGATCGCCAGTGTGCTGTATGACGCAGGCCTCACCGGAGCGGTCACCCTGTCGGCGCAGTCCTTCGACGCGGGCACCCTGGAGATCGCGCACCGCAAGAACATCAAGGTGTCCCGCTACCGGTCGCTGCAGTCGGAGTTCATCGACCGCAACATCCCGACCTACACCGACCTGCTCTGGGGTCTGCCCGGCGAAAGCCTCGACGTGCACGTGGCCGGCATCGAGGAGTGCCTGACCTCCGGCGGCTCCCCGGTGATCTACCCGCTGCTGCTGCTGAACAACACCGAATACACCGCAGCGCGATTCCGCGACGACTTCGCGATGCGGACCCGTCGGCTGCCGTCGGACATGTCCAATCCGCACCTGCTCGGCGACGTGGTAGTCGCGCACTCGCGGATGACCGAGGACGACTGGATGGAGGGCATCCGCATCCGGTTCGCCCTCGGCGTCTTCTGGAAGTGCTGCTATCGCGCGACGATCAGCTACCTCAACACCGCCGGGGGAGTCGAGCACACCGCCATACTGCGCAGACTCGCCGACGAACTCTTCGTCAACGGGCTCGGTGACAAGGTCATCTCGGCCCTCATCGCGGATTACCTCAGCATGTTCAGCACGCCCGGTTTCGAGGGCCTGCAGCGTGCGCACGACATCATCGGCGCCAGCGGCATCGTCGAGGAGTTGCACTACCAGGCCGTGGTCAAACGGCTGGTCTTCGGTGCCGGCGGCAAGGACGCCCGGGACGTGGCGGAACGGGTGTTGCGCTCGATCGGGCGCGAGCACGGTGTGTGCGAGGTCGACATCAGCGCCTGCCTGGGCGCCGATCACGCCGCGATGGCCACGATCCGCTCCACCATCCCGCGGACCGAGCCGGATCGTCGGCCGCGACACCTGCCGGCGCACATCACCGGAGCACTGCGCGGTCGTGGCGTGCTCGCGATGGTGGCGGGCACGGCCGACACCGACGTCCTGGTCACCGCGACCGACTGCGGCCGGACGTTCTCATTCAGCAGTTACGCCGTGTCCATCTGGCACGGTAGTTCGAATCCGTTGCGGGACTGCGATGTTCGCGACTCCCTGGCCAAAGAGATAGGTGCGTGA
- a CDS encoding MarR family winged helix-turn-helix transcriptional regulator, whose protein sequence is MTRAIGTSPTTERQRHAAEVAAYVAAGGNEQVQRVVTAVHGLHRRLSQWYTKQLASIGLSAGEWAVISHLATVAEDHTSTPSQLAVSAAIAPSSMTHRLDRMSERGLIKREQDPANRTRILVSLTEPGWEMFQQVIRESDVVESDVLSHVPEDQRENLAALLELGIAGLDDALR, encoded by the coding sequence ATGACACGCGCCATCGGCACCTCACCGACCACCGAGCGCCAGCGTCATGCCGCCGAGGTCGCCGCGTATGTCGCCGCGGGCGGCAACGAGCAGGTGCAGCGCGTCGTCACCGCGGTCCACGGCCTTCACCGGCGGCTGTCGCAGTGGTACACCAAGCAACTCGCCTCGATCGGCCTGTCCGCGGGCGAGTGGGCGGTCATCTCACATCTGGCGACGGTGGCGGAGGACCACACCTCGACTCCGTCGCAACTGGCGGTGTCGGCAGCGATCGCGCCATCGTCGATGACCCACCGGCTCGACCGGATGAGCGAACGCGGATTGATCAAACGCGAGCAGGACCCGGCCAACCGCACCCGGATCCTCGTCAGTCTCACCGAGCCCGGCTGGGAGATGTTCCAGCAGGTGATCCGTGAGTCTGACGTCGTCGAATCCGATGTGCTGTCACATGTGCCCGAGGACCAGCGGGAAAATCTCGCCGCGCTGCTGGAACTGGGGATCGCCGGCCTCGACGACGCCCTGCGCTGA